GCCAATGGGAAGAGTATGTAAATACACTCAACAAGATGGGGATGGACCGATATATGGAGGTTTACCAGGCTGCATTTGAACGCTACCAGGCGGAGTAATCGGAAGATATGACAATCGAAAGACGCGGTGCGGGGGGTTCCGTATCGCGTCTTTTGCTAATCCAAATAATTGGTGAAACAGGTTACATGATGAAGCGGCCCGTTCAAGGAAACATCCTTGCTTACGGACCGCTTCTGTTATGGTTTAATCGGATGAGGAACAGAGTTCTTCTACATGGATGGTACAGAACAGCAAGGCGGTTCTGCCGGGCTCCAGCACCTGCATGCCGGTGATTTCCGGATCCAGTTCCAGGTTGAAGGCATTGGTAGCACATGTGTAAGGCTCGGGGCATAGATAACCGCTCGCTCCATCGCCATTGTGCAGCACCCATTGCTTGAATGCGTCATCCGCACGGTATGTAACCCGGAGGCCTGCCGCCGAATCGGTTAATACGGTTTCATTCCGGTCTTCCGGCATGGCAAGGAACAGATCATCGAGCGGAAACTGACTGACGGAGATGCCATCCCGTAAGCCTCTGCTGCGGAAATCATGGGCGAGCTCGCCGGTCGGCAGCACGCGGTCATTAAGGACCCATCGTTTCCCGACAGGGGCCTGCAGCGTGCAGCGTTCCTGACCGTATTCATTTCCGAAGGGAAAGCGGAAGGTGGTATGATATCCCAGTCCCCATGGAAAAGAGCTTGTGCTTTTATTGCGAATTTCCGCGGTCTGCCTGAACGAGGCCCCATCAATGCTCATACGCAGAAGGATGGTGAACTCGTGGGGAAATTGCGACAGGATCGTTGGACGGCCTCTTGAAGAGAACACGGTTTCGATCACGGCCCGATTCCCTTTTGTCCAGCAGCGTCCGACTTCCCATGCCTGGTCATGAACAAGCCCGTGCGCATGATTATGATGCTGCGGCTCGTTGATCCGGAATTGATAGGGCCGGCCTTCAAAAGTAAACCTCCCGTTTTCGATCCGGTTGGGCGGAAATAAAACAGGAATGCCATATAACAAGGGTGTCCGCTCATATTCCGTCATGGAAGGCGGCATACGCAGCAATTCCGTGTCGGATGGTTTCCACCGCAGCGAGATGACGCTGCTCCCCCAGCCCGGAACCACCGTCATGGATAAGCGATCATTCTCGGCCCTAACTGCAGGCATGTCAAGAAATGTACATCGTTCAACTGCTGGGCATGTCTCCATGTCACACCTGCTCTACTTGTCCGCTTAAGACGGAGCGATGGATGGCATGCACCAGCTTGGTATTCAACAAACCGGCAGCTGCGCCGGATTCCGGCATCGTATCCAGGCGGATATGATCGACGAAGGAATGGAGCATATAATTGGGTGCTGCAGTATATTGGCCGTTGATCGGTGTACCGAGCGTATGGACATGACTGTACACGCTGCCGCCTTTACGGACCATTTGATCGGATAAATCGACATACAATGCCCCGTCTTCGCCGATGATCTCGACCTTGAAGTCGTAGATAAGCGGCATCGATTCGGGCAGCACCCAGCTGGTCGTAAATGTAGCGTGCGTGCCATCATCGAAGGACACGATCGTTTGCATGGAATCGTAGGTGTCGATCCCCATCGCGACTAATTTCTTCTTCGTGCCTACCGCGTAAACGCTCACCGGCAGAACCCCGCTTTTCAGCCATAAGGCAATATCCGTGGCATGAGGGAAAAGGAACCAGCCGGGTGTTGATTCCCCGGCCCATTTCAGCATTTTGGTGGGCACGTAGATGGTGTCATTTAAGCGGGTATTGATGGTCAGAATGTTGCCTATCTCACCATTTTGGACCGCTTCCTTAACTGCAACGAATGGAGAATTCCAGCGATTCTCGAATGCGACGAGGCACTTAATGCCCGCCTTCTCGACCTCGGCGTACATGTCCTCGGCTTCCTCGACGGAGGTGGAGAAGGGTTTTTCAACCATGATATGAATGCCTTGCCGTGCTGCAAGCATAACGGGCTCTTTATGCAGGAAATCCGGCGTGGCAATAACGATGGCGTCCAAAGCCTCGCTTGCCAGCATATCTTCAACCTGCAGATAACCGGGAACCCCGTATTTATCCATGCTGGCGTTTCGTGTTGTTTCATAAGCATCGCTGACCGCGGCCAACTCCGCATAGGGATTTTGGCTAAGGGTATCGGCGAACATATTCCCGCGAATCCCCATGCCTACGATTCCGATTTTTATCATTGTGAACCCTCCTCGAATGGTTAAATTATTTAACTGCTCCGGCTGTCATTCCACTGACCAGATGTTTCTGCAGCAGCCAGAACGCAATCACGATCGGAAGTGTGGTTATGACGGAGCCCGCCATGAGGTAATCCCAGTTGACGACATACTGTCCTTGAAAGCTGGCGATGCCGACCGACAGCGTCCATTTGTCGTAATCGCTGATGAACGTCTGTGCAAACATAAACTCGTTCCAGCTGGTTAAGAAGGAGAAGACGCCGGTTACCACGAGCCCGGGAAGCGTGAGCGGAAGCAGGATCCGGATAAAGGTTGTCCACCGGTTGGCCCCGTCTACGCTCGCAGCTTCGTCGATGGACTGGGATACGCTGTCAAAGTAGCCTTTTAGCATCCATGTACAGAACGGTACTGCAAACGTGGTATATGCGATGACGAGACCCAGATGGGAATTCAGCAGATTGTAATCCTTCATGATAAGGTACAGCGGAATAATGAGCAGTGAGCCGGGGAGCATCTGCGTCAACAAGATGATATATCCGAGCGACATCCGTCCCCGGAAGCCGAACCGGGACATCGCATAGCCGCCAAAAGCGGAGATGACAAGGGAGAACACCGTTGTTAGCAGCGAGACTAGCGCTGTATTACCGAACCATTTCATAAAGTTGGCGCTGTCATCCGCATTGAGATTCAGCATTCCCTTGTAACCATTCCAATTAAGTTCATGTGGCAGGTACGTCAGCGGCGTGCTGTAGATTTCGGCCTGAGGCTTCAACGAAGTCAAGATCATCCATAGAAAAGGAGACACGGCAAACAACGAAATAAAAACAGCGCATACATATACTAGAATCTTGTTTGGGCCTTTGCTCATGACATTTCACCAGCCTTCGTCGCTTTCATGTACATGACGGTGAACACAATGGAGATCGCCAGCAGGATCATCCCTGCAGCGGAGGCCAGACCGAAGTCAAACGATTTGAAGCCTGCCCTATAGATGAAGATGGTCAGTATTTCGGTTACCCGGCTCGGTCCGCCCCCGGTGAGGACGTATACGATGCCGAAATCCTTAATGGTCCAGATGATAAGCAGCAGGAACACGATGACGGATACGGGCTTCAACATCGGGAAGGTGATGCTGAGAAACTGGCGCCATTTCGAGGCACCGTCGATTTCCGCTGCTTCGTACAAGCTTTTGGATATGCTTTGCAAACCGGCCAGCAGCATGATGGCCGCGAACGGGAAGCCCTTCCATACATTGACGAACATGGCTGCCCAGAGCGCGGTGTCGGCTTCGCCGAGGAAAGCGACCGGATTGGCTAACAGGTTGAGCTTCAGCAGCAGATCATTGATCACGCCGAATTGGTAATCATACATCAGAATAAATACGAGACATGCAACGACTTCAGGTACGGCCCATGGGATGATCACCAGTGCTCTTACAAGCCCTCGGCCCTTGAAGGGAATATTCAGTAGGACGGCCGTACCGATTCCGAGCAGGAAACGCAGAGCCACCGTCACGATAATATATAGAAAGGTAATGCCTAACGATTTCAGGAAGTTCCCCGACTGGATCGCGGCTGTATAGTTGTCCAATCCTACAAAGGGATTACCTTCGGCAATCGGTTTGGCAACCTTCCAGTACTGCACGCTCATCAGCGCTGATTTCAGAATCGGATAGAGGAGCACGAGAGCAACGGTAATGACCAGCGGTGCAATAAATAAATATGCGGCTATATTTTTTTTGAAATGTCGTTTTTCCTCTAGCCATAAACGCTTTGCCCTCGATGGTCTTTTCAATGGCAAGGGAGTTTGCCTGCTTGTCACATCCGTTCGCGTTGGATTCATTCCCCTACCTCCTTATGATGTAAGTGCCGCCCGGCCATGAAGCCAGGCGGCTTCAAACGTTTGATCATCCGAATGTTTTTTAATGCATCGTGTCCTTCATTTGCTCAGCTGCACTGTCCAGCGCTGTCTTGGCGTCTTTCATGCCAACAAACATTTCCTGCGCGGCATTGATCAGGATTTGGGAGAGGGAGCCGAGTTCGGGAATTGGCGGGTCCATAACGGCCGGCGCATATACATTCTCCTGGAAATCGAAGAATTGGGCAGCCAGCGGATTCTCCGATTTGTATTCTTCGGATTCGGCATATTCCTTGCTGCTCGGAATCATGCCAGAGCCGGCGATAATCTGCTGCGCCTCTTGGGATGTCATCCATTCAAGGAACTCCCAAGCTTCATCAGGATGCTTGCTGTCTTTGGAAATCATCGATACGATCGGGTAATTGTGCGGGTTCGGTTTATAGGTTTGGCCTTCGTATACGACGGAAGGCTGCGGAATGAGCCCAAGGTCGTCCATTAAAGCTTCATCGCGTTCTTTGGTCATGCCGATAAACCAAGGGCCATCCATCATCATGCCGGCTTGCCCATTCCAGAACATCTCGCGGCTGACCTTCTTGTCGCGGGTTCCTGGAGGCGTTGCCTGCGGGTTCTTGATTAGATCCTGCCACCACTCCGCTGCCCAAACGTTCGGTGCCGAGTTGACATTAATCCGGTCGGCTTCGTAAGGGCCTGCCTCGCCGTCTGGGAAGTAAATTCCTCCTGATACCGGACGAGCGAGCAGCCTGTACCATTCCGAGGCGATAAAGGGATGCGTGCCGATGACGCTGGAGAACCCGTATTGCCCGTCTTTAACACCGCCAAGTTGAATGGCGGCTTCTTTGAAGTCGTCCATCGTTTGAATGGAGGCAGGATCAATTCCGGCCGCTTCGAACATCGATTTGCTGTAGAAAATGCCGGTTGATCCCCATGCGTAATTGGACAGCGCATAATAGGAGCCGTCGACCTTGCTCAGTTCCTGTCCGACAAGTTTGTCCTCAAGTCCGCTCGCTTGAATCTTTTTGTCGAGATTCACGAAAGTGCCGCCGCTCTGCAGCGCATTATAGGTGGCAATATTCTCAGGGTATACCTGAACGATGTCCCCCTGTGTACCTGCCAGAATCTCCGTGGTCAGTTTATCCCAGTAATTCTCGTAGTCTGTGCCGTGAACTTTGATGGTGACATTAGGGTGGGATTCATTGTATTTGGCAATGAGCGCATCGATTGCCTTCTTATGAGGTTCTTCCGCATACACCGACGTCTCGAACGAGATCGTAATTTGATCACCTTCGGACGGGTCGTTGCTTGCCGATGCCGGGTCTTTACCACCCGAGCATGCGCTTAATACGGTTGATAACGTAAGGGCTGCAGCGATAAGAGCCGTCCATCCCTTTTTCTTTCTGTTCTTGTCTACCATGCTAGTTCATCCCCTTCTGGCTTTTTAGTATTGTGGAAAGCGCGGTGAGGCGCCGTTCCTATGCCCTTAATAAAAACACCTGCTGCCAAGTCAGGACAACAAACACTTTTCGTAAAACAAACCGAAAGGTGAATACAGTGTTAGTGTAAACGTTACCGCGATGGCAATTTAAATAACACTGGAAATTGTATGTAATATTAATCACAAAAAACTTTTCTCTACGAGAAACTATTTTCTACTTTGCGGTGAAGGGCATCACTGCGCGGGTAGGAGCAACCGAGGCATAGACGGGAGAAGGCCGAGGGAGACTTTTATGTCCTCCTCGGCCTTCGTTTGATATCGGGGTCTGCGCCGTTTTATTTGCCTTTACGATAATCCATTGGGGGTATGCCGGTAATTTTTTTGAAAGTCCTGGCGAATGATATCGGGCTGCTGTAACCGACCCGTTCCGTAATTTCTTGTACAGACAATGCGCTTTCCGTAAGGAGTCGTTTCGCTTCCTGAATTCGCAAATCGATCAAAAAGTCCACAAATTTCAAGCCATACTCTTCCTTGAATAATCTGCTCAGATATTTGCCGCTGATCCCGAATTTGTCTTGCAAGTAGTCAAGGGATAGTTCCGCTTTCGTATAATGCTTTTCAATATAAGCCTTAACCTCTTGTACGAGGTTTCCCTGGCTTCGCAGATTCCGCTGCTTATCCAGCCGTTGGGCAAATTGCTCCAGAAGTTGGAGCACCATCTGCGTCCAATCTTCCGGCAGGTCGATTTCTTTCTGAACCCGGTCGAGTGCCGGCATCGTTTCCGTTTTCCAGAGCAGGTAATATTCGTCATTCATACTGGAAGCCGTCTTGTTCAAATGGTACGTCAGGTAATGCAGTACGCTGCTTGCGCCCCGTCGGGATATGCCTTCTTCCAGCATATTCTGAAAGAGCGCCTGCATCTGTGTCTTCCACTTGACTTCTTGCAGTTGGAAGGCGTCAACGATCCGGTCGACCTGTTGAAAATAATGAAAGCTGTGATCCTTCGACAAGGCATCGGACGAATAAGGAATGATCATGGCACTTCGGTTTACGGGCTTCGTTTGCAGCGCATCCAATGCCTCGTGATAGGAATCATGCAGATTATCCGGATGCTCAACCGGCTCCCCGATGCCGATGGATACGGTGAACGATAAGGCATCGGCAAATCGGCGCTGGCATTCTTCGGTGAAGGAGAGTGCCTCGAATCCCTGTTT
Above is a window of Paenibacillus sp. FSL K6-1330 DNA encoding:
- a CDS encoding aldose 1-epimerase — protein: METCPAVERCTFLDMPAVRAENDRLSMTVVPGWGSSVISLRWKPSDTELLRMPPSMTEYERTPLLYGIPVLFPPNRIENGRFTFEGRPYQFRINEPQHHNHAHGLVHDQAWEVGRCWTKGNRAVIETVFSSRGRPTILSQFPHEFTILLRMSIDGASFRQTAEIRNKSTSSFPWGLGYHTTFRFPFGNEYGQERCTLQAPVGKRWVLNDRVLPTGELAHDFRSRGLRDGISVSQFPLDDLFLAMPEDRNETVLTDSAAGLRVTYRADDAFKQWVLHNGDGASGYLCPEPYTCATNAFNLELDPEITGMQVLEPGRTALLFCTIHVEELCSSSD
- a CDS encoding Gfo/Idh/MocA family oxidoreductase, coding for MIKIGIVGMGIRGNMFADTLSQNPYAELAAVSDAYETTRNASMDKYGVPGYLQVEDMLASEALDAIVIATPDFLHKEPVMLAARQGIHIMVEKPFSTSVEEAEDMYAEVEKAGIKCLVAFENRWNSPFVAVKEAVQNGEIGNILTINTRLNDTIYVPTKMLKWAGESTPGWFLFPHATDIALWLKSGVLPVSVYAVGTKKKLVAMGIDTYDSMQTIVSFDDGTHATFTTSWVLPESMPLIYDFKVEIIGEDGALYVDLSDQMVRKGGSVYSHVHTLGTPINGQYTAAPNYMLHSFVDHIRLDTMPESGAAAGLLNTKLVHAIHRSVLSGQVEQV
- a CDS encoding carbohydrate ABC transporter permease, whose amino-acid sequence is MSKGPNKILVYVCAVFISLFAVSPFLWMILTSLKPQAEIYSTPLTYLPHELNWNGYKGMLNLNADDSANFMKWFGNTALVSLLTTVFSLVISAFGGYAMSRFGFRGRMSLGYIILLTQMLPGSLLIIPLYLIMKDYNLLNSHLGLVIAYTTFAVPFCTWMLKGYFDSVSQSIDEAASVDGANRWTTFIRILLPLTLPGLVVTGVFSFLTSWNEFMFAQTFISDYDKWTLSVGIASFQGQYVVNWDYLMAGSVITTLPIVIAFWLLQKHLVSGMTAGAVK
- a CDS encoding sugar ABC transporter permease: MNPTRTDVTSRQTPLPLKRPSRAKRLWLEEKRHFKKNIAAYLFIAPLVITVALVLLYPILKSALMSVQYWKVAKPIAEGNPFVGLDNYTAAIQSGNFLKSLGITFLYIIVTVALRFLLGIGTAVLLNIPFKGRGLVRALVIIPWAVPEVVACLVFILMYDYQFGVINDLLLKLNLLANPVAFLGEADTALWAAMFVNVWKGFPFAAIMLLAGLQSISKSLYEAAEIDGASKWRQFLSITFPMLKPVSVIVFLLLIIWTIKDFGIVYVLTGGGPSRVTEILTIFIYRAGFKSFDFGLASAAGMILLAISIVFTVMYMKATKAGEMS
- a CDS encoding extracellular solute-binding protein; this translates as MVDKNRKKKGWTALIAAALTLSTVLSACSGGKDPASASNDPSEGDQITISFETSVYAEEPHKKAIDALIAKYNESHPNVTIKVHGTDYENYWDKLTTEILAGTQGDIVQVYPENIATYNALQSGGTFVNLDKKIQASGLEDKLVGQELSKVDGSYYALSNYAWGSTGIFYSKSMFEAAGIDPASIQTMDDFKEAAIQLGGVKDGQYGFSSVIGTHPFIASEWYRLLARPVSGGIYFPDGEAGPYEADRINVNSAPNVWAAEWWQDLIKNPQATPPGTRDKKVSREMFWNGQAGMMMDGPWFIGMTKERDEALMDDLGLIPQPSVVYEGQTYKPNPHNYPIVSMISKDSKHPDEAWEFLEWMTSQEAQQIIAGSGMIPSSKEYAESEEYKSENPLAAQFFDFQENVYAPAVMDPPIPELGSLSQILINAAQEMFVGMKDAKTALDSAAEQMKDTMH